The region GTAGCAGTATTTTTCAATAATTTGATCCCAGCTTTGTCCAGGATTGTTTGCCAAAATCCATTCTCCAACATTCAGGTTTTCTGCCATCCAGCATTGATTACCTATAGAAACCATTTCGTATGTTTGACCATCTCTTTCATCAATAAAATAACCAAAGCAATCTTCGGAATAGGAAAAATTTTGGGTTGAAGTAACTTTTATTTGATATCCTTCGCTTGCATGCATTTCTCCAATGAGATCAATTCCGTAGGCAGGCCAATAAACTTGTCCATCATCGTTTTTCAGAATTTCAATATTTCCAATTATTTCTGATAAAGCGGTTTCTATTAGTGAAGATTGAGGATGTAAATACGCAATAATATTCCATCCACTATTTAGATAAATTGAGGTGTTTTCAGGTGAAACTAAGCTTCCTGTTAGAATTAAAGTTTCGTTCATTTCCATTTTTATTTGATAGCCTTCTCCTACAGTATGGCTCCCAATTTGATTGATATTAAAGGATGGATAGTAAACTAAACCCATCTGATTTTTCAAAATTACAAGATTATTCAATTCGCTGAATATGCTATCGAAACTTGTTTGGCTTGGGTTTAAACATGAAGAGATTAAGCTCCAACCGTCTGATAATTCGATGGTTTGTTGCAAAAAAACATGAAAATCTGTTGAAACCAAACAATTGTTTTGGGTGATTAGAGAAATTGTATAAACTCCCTCATCTAAGACAATTTTTTCTTGTCCGGTAGAACCATCATACCAAGAATATGATACGAAGTTTGCCCCAGGATCGAGAGTAATAGCAGTGCCAATTTCTAAATTCTCCGAAATTGATTCTATGTAATTGTTATTTCCAATATACAAATGTACTGAATCATTATAGGTATTTCCATTAAAATCTGAAAATTCAATGAAGTAATATCCGGAATCATAAACTTGGATTGAGGTTCCTGTTTCTCCGGTTGACCATTCGTATGTAGAATATCCTTCAATAATTGATATAGATACTGTGTCGCCGGGGCAATAAATTACTTGTTCCGGCAATCCATTTGTAGGTACATAATAGTCAATCGTGAATTCAGGATGCAGAAGGTTATTTATGTGATCGCTCGAAGCAAAAACACATCGTCCTTGTTCTTGCTGGTCGTTGTGAATTTCTATTAAAAATCCATAATTTTCATACGGATAAGAATTAGTATGTTTTGCATGGTCGGTAACGTCAAAATTAATTGAAGACCAGTATGAATTGATAGGATATTGAATTATTGAAGTTTGCACATCGTGTGAGGGTTGATTAAACCATGTTACAAAATCTTCATGCCAAAATTCAGTAATTCTGCTAACTGAAGCAATTGAGCCTATATAATGAGGTCCGCCACTATATCCGTTACTTATATTTGGATTGTGAAATAATTTAATCTTAGCAGAAATTATGTTATCACTGGAAATGTCATTTTCTGCACAAAAGCTTGGTATATCAAACTGAATAAGACTTCTTCTATGATAAGGCTCAGAAAACATTAGATAAGAATAAATGTTGAGGTTAGGAGATGTTCCATAATTTGCACTAAGGTCATTATATACAATCATTGCATCTTTCCCGAACGCAGCATTGGGTTTAAGAGTTACACTTGAAATTGAATCTGATGAAGGGGAGTAACTAAATGGATTTGTTAAAATACAAGATTTTGATGTGTCTATTAAATTTGTAAGAGTCAATGATATTTCGTAGTCGCCAAAATAGTTGTATTGATAAAATCCGGTTAATGTATCAACCATAATGTCTCCGTTACTAAAGTCCCAAACCAATGAATATTCATTTATAGGGATATTATTATTAAACGAATAGAAAGCAGGGTTATTTAAACTTGTAGTAATGTGAAGGATAGAGCAAGAAATATTTATTGTTTCTGAAAAAGTATCTATACAAGAATAAAGATTAGTTTGATAGTTTACAATACAGTTTGCCTCATATGTTCCCGGAACAGAATACATATGACTTACATTATCGTTACCTGTTACTATTGTACCATCTCCGAAATCGTATTGAACCAAAACACTATTGAAATTGTTAGTTTCATAGCTTAGATTTAAATCAACTTCAAAATCAGTCAATTGACTATCAAAGGAGGCATTACAATTGTACTCCATGTTAACGATGTTCTCTTTAATCATTTGGCATGAGCCTAGCCCCAAAACTAAATCGTAGTAGCCATATGCAGAATTTAATGGAATATTAAAGAAAGCATCGAATTGACTGATATAATTAGTATTGTTTGTGTAATTAAATGTCAAGTTTGCAATGCTATCCGGTTGAATAGAGGTATATCCATTTATTAATCCTATATTGTTTACACTTATTGGTAAAAAGTCAAACTCTCCATTCATATTCCAATATGAATAACAATCACCCGGAACTTGACTAAATTCTATACCCAAACCTGAAACAGTGATAGAATACAAATCGCTTGGGTGGGTAATATTTGGGCTTATAGAAAATGAAGGGTTTATATGGAAATAATTATAACTTAAAAATTCGCAAGCAGTTTGGTACCCAACAATCATTTTGAAATTGCCAACAGGATGACTTGAGTCGAAAGCAAAACTTGCTTCTACTGTATTAGAATCAATAACATTTATTTGGTATGGAAAAATGTAGTGAGATGTTCCATAACTATCATTAGATTGAACTAAACATATATTTGAGCTTGTAACATAATGACAATTCGGACAATTGCAATTTGGGTTTGCTGAAAAATTCATTGTATTAGAATTTATGATAATTGTTGAACTATCGCCCAAACTTGCAATATTTGGATTAAATGATAATTGAAAATCGTTTATATATACAACATTTTCTTTAGTCATTTCACAAGATCCATGTTCTAAAACAATATCATAATAGTCATTGGTAGCATATGCCGGGATATTAAAAAATGCATCAAATTGACTAATATAATTGTTATTATCAATGTAATTAAATGTCAAATTTGCAATACTGTCAGGTTCAATAGATATATTTCCATTACTTATCTCAATATCGTTTGCCCCTAAAGGGAAAAAATCAAAACCTCCGTATATATTCCAGTATGACGAACATGTGCCCGGAAATAGTCCAAATTCTACTCCTAATCCTGAAATAGTTATAGAATGAGAGGTGTTTGGATAAATATTAATTGGTGTTATTGACAATGAAGAATTTAATTGAAATAGATTATAATCGCTAAAATTTTCGCAAGGAGTTTGATATCCGACTATCATTTTGAAATTGCCAACAGGATGGCTGGAATCGAAAGCAAAACTTGCTTCTACTGTAGTAGAATTAATGAGCGTTACTTGATACGGGAAAATATAATGATTAGAATTGTAGGAGGAATTGTTTTGCATCAAACAAATATTCGATGTAGAAACATACAGACAGTTTGAGCATATGCAACTTGTGTCGTCTGAAAAATTCAAACTATTTGATGATATTGTTAATGTTGTACTATCACCTAAACTTGCATAGGTTGGACTATAAGAA is a window of Bacteroidota bacterium DNA encoding:
- a CDS encoding DNRLRE domain-containing protein; amino-acid sequence: METSKRKFGNLLIILLFVISSANIQAQYSFSFSPSASSLGDFITITITSNNMNFTDNPSCVCPNCHYVNTSNIVLAQYNSSYYNYSYINPYQINVISSTVVEADFAFDASHSAGDYNLVIGFQGICEVTGFDNFHLDQSITISNNVFTPGTSLSVTFTGLGVEFGQVSETCYSYWTPYGNFEFMAIGANTIEITNNTDSIASNSISNLAFYYTNNNNYTSQFDASFFVPTNLPYGYYDIIIHAAPGCELVEENAVLIANDQFSYSPTYASLGDSTTLTISSNSLNFSDDTSCICSNCLYVSTSNICLMQNNSSYNSNHYIFPYQVTLINSTTVEASFAFDSSHPVGNFKMIVGYQTPCENFSDYNLFQLNSSLSITPINIYPNTSHSITISGLGVEFGLFPGTCSSYWNIYGGFDFFPLGANDIEISNGNISIEPDSIANLTFNYIDNNNYISQFDAFFNIPAYATNDYYDIVLEHGSCEMTKENVVYINDFQLSFNPNIASLGDSSTIIINSNTMNFSANPNCNCPNCHYVTSSNICLVQSNDSYGTSHYIFPYQINVIDSNTVEASFAFDSSHPVGNFKMIVGYQTACEFLSYNYFHINPSFSISPNITHPSDLYSITVSGLGIEFSQVPGDCYSYWNMNGEFDFLPISVNNIGLINGYTSIQPDSIANLTFNYTNNTNYISQFDAFFNIPLNSAYGYYDLVLGLGSCQMIKENIVNMEYNCNASFDSQLTDFEVDLNLSYETNNFNSVLVQYDFGDGTIVTGNDNVSHMYSVPGTYEANCIVNYQTNLYSCIDTFSETINISCSILHITTSLNNPAFYSFNNNIPINEYSLVWDFSNGDIMVDTLTGFYQYNYFGDYEISLTLTNLIDTSKSCILTNPFSYSPSSDSISSVTLKPNAAFGKDAMIVYNDLSANYGTSPNLNIYSYLMFSEPYHRRSLIQFDIPSFCAENDISSDNIISAKIKLFHNPNISNGYSGGPHYIGSIASVSRITEFWHEDFVTWFNQPSHDVQTSIIQYPINSYWSSINFDVTDHAKHTNSYPYENYGFLIEIHNDQQEQGRCVFASSDHINNLLHPEFTIDYYVPTNGLPEQVIYCPGDTVSISIIEGYSTYEWSTGETGTSIQVYDSGYYFIEFSDFNGNTYNDSVHLYIGNNNYIESISENLEIGTAITLDPGANFVSYSWYDGSTGQEKIVLDEGVYTISLITQNNCLVSTDFHVFLQQTIELSDGWSLISSCLNPSQTSFDSIFSELNNLVILKNQMGLVYYPSFNINQIGSHTVGEGYQIKMEMNETLILTGSLVSPENTSIYLNSGWNIIAYLHPQSSLIETALSEIIGNIEILKNDDGQVYWPAYGIDLIGEMHASEGYQIKVTSTQNFSYSEDCFGYFIDERDGQTYEMVSIGNQCWMAENLNVGEWILANNPGQSWDQIIEKYCYVDDANNCELYGGLYKWNELMQNSTQESVQGICPNGWHIPSDYEWYILENFVDSTINDSTIEGWRGVSAGIDLGYGGSTNFEAVGKGYFHISYYDFSSSYFFTSSEKTGTAAFCRTLNPQYFGSFRGDMLKETALSVRCVRD